Proteins co-encoded in one Cupriavidus metallidurans CH34 genomic window:
- the flgF gene encoding flagellar basal-body rod protein FlgF gives MDRMIYTALSGAKQILDQQAAVSNNLANASTTAFKAQVNMYRAVPVVGQETQTRAFTLASTPGADMKAGPLSYTGRNLDVALQGNGWLAVQMPDGSEAYTRAGSLQVSPDGQLQTSLGLPVMGDGGPIGIPPGSTVSIGTDGTVTARGPGEAANGLAQVGKLRVVTPPPEGLARGDDGYFRLRPGVDPLQQDPNVRVISGALEGSNVNPVESMVEMIANARRFEMQMKMITGADSNDQRANALLSNN, from the coding sequence ATGGACCGCATGATCTACACCGCCCTGTCGGGCGCCAAGCAGATACTCGACCAGCAGGCCGCGGTATCGAACAACCTGGCCAATGCTTCCACAACGGCCTTCAAGGCGCAGGTCAACATGTACCGCGCCGTGCCGGTGGTGGGGCAGGAGACGCAAACACGCGCCTTCACGTTGGCCTCGACGCCAGGCGCCGACATGAAAGCCGGTCCGCTCAGTTACACGGGCCGCAACCTGGACGTGGCGCTGCAGGGCAACGGCTGGCTGGCGGTGCAGATGCCGGACGGCTCCGAGGCATACACCCGAGCGGGATCGCTGCAGGTGTCGCCGGACGGACAACTCCAGACCTCGCTGGGCCTGCCGGTGATGGGCGACGGCGGTCCGATCGGGATTCCGCCCGGTTCCACGGTGTCGATCGGCACCGATGGAACCGTGACCGCGCGTGGCCCGGGCGAGGCCGCGAACGGCCTGGCCCAGGTAGGAAAGCTGCGCGTCGTCACGCCGCCGCCCGAAGGGCTGGCGCGCGGTGACGACGGCTATTTCCGCCTGCGTCCGGGCGTGGACCCGCTTCAGCAGGACCCCAACGTCCGCGTAATCTCCGGCGCGCTGGAAGGCAGCAATGTCAACCCGGTCGAGTCCATGGTGGAAATGATCGCCAACGCGCGTCGCTTCGAAATGCAGATGAAGATGATCACGGGCGCCGACAGCAACGATCAGCGGGCCAACGCGCTGCTCTCCAACAATTGA
- a CDS encoding GGDEF domain-containing protein, with the protein MILLALGPCCLGAIVAREPLFLLTLIQLPVYVASMTSASFRMHAMLVATMQSERENAHRARHDSMTGLLNRGSLLAEIRATMECNAISPLRSALLYLDLDGFKRINDVHGHGCGDELLQQVADRMRATVPEGTHVSRIGGDEFVILLNLHESDDVQVLAQRLLRDIAVPYLLANGETVAIGVSIGITHISPNGQSADAVLNVADRALYVAKARGKGCFHFSEAVQAL; encoded by the coding sequence ATGATTCTGCTGGCCCTGGGTCCATGCTGCCTTGGTGCAATCGTCGCACGTGAGCCGCTGTTCCTTCTGACACTGATTCAGTTGCCCGTCTACGTGGCCAGCATGACGAGTGCATCCTTTCGCATGCATGCGATGCTGGTTGCGACAATGCAGTCGGAGCGCGAGAACGCACACCGCGCTCGCCACGATTCAATGACTGGACTTCTGAATCGAGGCAGTTTGCTGGCTGAAATCAGGGCGACAATGGAGTGCAATGCCATTTCCCCACTGCGCTCTGCGCTCCTCTATCTGGACCTGGACGGCTTCAAACGCATCAATGACGTACATGGTCACGGCTGCGGAGACGAACTGCTCCAGCAAGTGGCGGACCGAATGCGAGCGACGGTGCCCGAAGGCACTCACGTCTCTCGCATTGGAGGAGATGAGTTTGTCATCCTGCTGAACCTCCATGAGAGTGATGACGTGCAAGTGCTCGCGCAACGGCTGCTACGAGACATAGCTGTACCGTATCTGCTGGCCAATGGAGAGACGGTGGCGATTGGCGTAAGCATCGGCATTACCCATATCTCTCCCAACGGACAAAGCGCCGATGCAGTCCTTAATGTCGCCGACCGCGCACTATATGTCGCAAAGGCGCGCGGCAAGGGATGCTTCCATTTTTCGGAGGCGGTCCAGGCGCTCTAG
- a CDS encoding flagellar basal body P-ring protein FlgI has translation MFLPPMPFHKPGSLLGTPPGLHSRSGRAVFLAGLLLALFLGLGFGHAHAERLKNLATFQGVRDNPLVGYGLVVGLDNTGDQTMQTPFTTQSLQNMLSQLGITLPAGKNMQLKNVAAVMVTAALPAYAQPGSQIDVVVSSMGNAKSLRGGTLLMTPLKGIDGQVYAVAQGNMLVGGAGASANGSKVQINQLAVGRIANGAIVERAVPSFQPEGGFMNLELKDTDFGTVERVVEAINRNLGAGTAAAMDGRVVQVRTPQAPSARVGFMARIENLDVTPAKAAAKVILNARTGSIVMNQAVTVEDCAIAHGNLSVVINTQPVISQPGPFSQGQTVVAPVSQIDMKQGGGSLQIVKAGASLAAVVKGLNALGATPADLQTILEAMRAAGALRAELEII, from the coding sequence ATGTTTTTGCCTCCGATGCCTTTCCACAAGCCAGGCTCGCTTTTGGGCACCCCGCCCGGCCTTCATTCCCGCTCAGGTCGTGCGGTCTTTCTTGCTGGCCTGCTGCTCGCGCTCTTCCTGGGCCTGGGCTTTGGCCACGCACATGCGGAACGCCTGAAGAACCTGGCGACGTTCCAGGGCGTGCGCGACAACCCGCTCGTGGGCTATGGCCTGGTCGTGGGGCTGGACAATACCGGCGACCAGACCATGCAGACGCCGTTCACCACGCAGAGCTTGCAGAACATGTTGTCGCAGCTTGGCATCACGCTGCCAGCGGGCAAGAACATGCAGCTCAAGAACGTGGCGGCGGTGATGGTGACCGCAGCGCTGCCGGCGTACGCACAGCCTGGCAGTCAGATCGACGTGGTGGTGTCGTCGATGGGTAACGCCAAGAGCCTGCGCGGCGGCACGCTGCTGATGACGCCGCTCAAGGGTATCGACGGGCAGGTGTACGCCGTGGCGCAGGGCAACATGCTGGTGGGCGGCGCGGGTGCATCGGCCAACGGCAGCAAGGTGCAGATCAACCAGCTCGCCGTGGGCCGCATCGCCAACGGCGCCATCGTAGAGCGCGCCGTGCCTTCCTTCCAGCCGGAAGGCGGCTTCATGAACCTCGAGCTCAAGGACACCGACTTCGGCACCGTCGAGCGCGTGGTCGAGGCGATCAACCGCAATCTGGGCGCGGGAACGGCTGCCGCCATGGATGGCCGCGTGGTGCAGGTGCGCACGCCGCAGGCGCCATCGGCGCGCGTGGGATTCATGGCCCGGATCGAGAACCTCGACGTGACGCCGGCCAAGGCCGCCGCCAAGGTAATCCTGAATGCCCGCACGGGCTCGATCGTGATGAACCAGGCAGTGACCGTGGAAGACTGCGCGATCGCGCACGGCAACCTGTCGGTCGTGATCAACACGCAGCCGGTCATCAGCCAGCCCGGGCCGTTCAGCCAGGGTCAGACCGTGGTGGCGCCGGTGTCGCAGATCGACATGAAGCAGGGCGGTGGATCACTCCAGATCGTGAAGGCCGGCGCATCGCTGGCGGCAGTGGTGAAGGGCCTGAACGCGCTTGGCGCGACCCCGGCCGACTTGCAGACGATCCTGGAGGCCATGCGTGCCGCGGGCGCCCTGCGCGCCGAGCTGGAGATCATCTGA
- a CDS encoding YkgJ family cysteine cluster protein has protein sequence MASVPGEVNAPISRAFPCTQCGRCCENVHLSDETLFLDRGDGTCRHYQAASKACSIYSERPDICRVDRMYVLRYASLHTWEEFIALNLRACDQLQSASRQ, from the coding sequence ATGGCTAGCGTCCCTGGCGAAGTGAACGCACCGATTTCGCGCGCATTTCCCTGTACGCAGTGCGGGCGTTGCTGTGAGAACGTTCATCTATCCGACGAAACACTCTTCCTGGATCGTGGTGACGGAACGTGCAGGCACTACCAGGCAGCGAGCAAAGCCTGTTCCATCTACAGCGAACGCCCGGACATTTGCCGGGTAGATCGGATGTATGTATTGCGATACGCGAGCCTGCACACTTGGGAAGAGTTCATTGCCTTGAATCTACGCGCGTGCGACCAACTCCAATCGGCGTCCAGGCAATAG
- a CDS encoding DUF1488 family protein has translation MTLTFPNPSRTYDEAKRGVWFWGYDNTGEITFLVEDRVLMSFDPALGSGEARMLDSFDRHRDEILQIAMDLYAKGRQTLYTLH, from the coding sequence ATGACACTTACCTTTCCCAATCCAAGCCGCACCTATGATGAGGCCAAGCGTGGCGTGTGGTTCTGGGGTTATGACAACACAGGCGAGATTACCTTCCTGGTGGAGGATCGCGTACTGATGAGTTTCGACCCCGCTCTCGGTTCCGGTGAAGCGAGGATGCTGGACTCCTTCGACCGGCATCGCGATGAGATCCTGCAGATCGCCATGGACCTCTATGCCAAGGGGCGACAGACTCTCTACACGCTGCACTGA
- the flgK gene encoding flagellar hook-associated protein FlgK: MSLFNIGLSGLNVAQNALTTTGHNFSNAATPGYTRQSTIIASAGGQFTGSGFFGQGSSTVTVQRVYDGFLTGQLRTATSASSELSTFSSQISQIDNLLADQNAGLAPLMQKFFAAVQTVSDTPGDTAARQGMLSAAQALTGQVKASSDYFKQLQDGINTQLTSSVRQVNDYTKQIASLNKQISQLTAASGGQPPNDLLDQRDQAVSELTKLVGAKVVVQDGNTYNVFVGNGQPLVMGSESYDMTAVPSAADPSRITIGYTLPNGNTVQSEDGSVTGGSIGGLLRFRSQSLDQAQNAIGRLSLAIGQVFNNQHKLGIDLNGATGTDLFSLGQPTTYANANNKSNAVATATITNAGSLTTSDYSLKFDGTNYSLTRLSDNTVVATSTSLSGISADGISVSLNGPMSANDSFLIQPTRNAAAGFGTLITDPAKVAAASPARADASTQNTGSGTAKLSGVAQGFTQLSGKITAKYTGAGYTFTDALGNVVTPTSTAASGTGTDYTFSGLTFHFDGTPKAGDTFTLSSNSGATADNGNALALAKLQTAKTINGTSSFNDAYASLVNQVGSDAKSASIASESQDSITTQVTSAQQSVSGVNMDEETVNLLKFQQLYQANAKVIQTASTIIDTLLSIG, encoded by the coding sequence ATGTCTCTGTTTAATATCGGTCTGTCGGGCCTGAACGTGGCGCAGAACGCGCTGACGACCACTGGCCACAACTTCAGCAATGCCGCGACTCCGGGCTACACGCGCCAGAGCACGATCATCGCGTCGGCCGGCGGCCAGTTCACGGGCTCCGGATTCTTCGGCCAGGGCTCCAGCACTGTTACCGTGCAGCGCGTCTACGACGGTTTCCTGACCGGCCAGCTTCGCACGGCCACATCGGCCAGCAGCGAGCTGTCCACGTTCTCGAGCCAGATCTCGCAGATCGACAACCTGCTGGCTGATCAGAACGCGGGCCTGGCCCCGCTGATGCAGAAGTTCTTTGCCGCAGTCCAGACGGTATCGGACACGCCGGGCGACACCGCGGCGCGGCAAGGCATGTTGTCCGCCGCCCAGGCGCTGACCGGCCAGGTCAAGGCGTCGAGCGACTACTTCAAGCAGCTTCAGGACGGCATCAACACGCAGCTCACGTCGTCGGTGCGTCAGGTCAACGATTACACCAAGCAGATCGCCAGCCTGAACAAGCAGATCTCGCAACTGACCGCCGCATCGGGCGGCCAGCCTCCCAACGACCTGCTGGACCAGCGCGACCAGGCCGTGTCCGAGCTGACCAAGCTGGTGGGCGCGAAGGTCGTGGTGCAGGATGGCAATACGTATAACGTCTTCGTCGGCAACGGCCAGCCGCTGGTGATGGGCTCCGAATCGTACGATATGACCGCGGTGCCGTCGGCGGCGGACCCGAGCCGCATCACGATCGGCTACACGCTGCCAAACGGCAACACAGTGCAGTCGGAGGACGGTTCGGTGACCGGTGGCTCGATCGGCGGGCTGCTGCGCTTCCGCAGCCAGTCGCTCGACCAGGCGCAGAACGCCATCGGCCGCCTGTCGCTGGCGATTGGCCAGGTGTTCAACAACCAGCACAAGCTCGGTATCGACCTGAACGGCGCAACGGGCACCGATCTCTTCTCGCTGGGCCAGCCGACGACGTACGCGAACGCGAACAATAAGTCGAACGCGGTCGCCACGGCCACGATCACCAACGCCGGCAGCCTGACTACCAGTGACTACTCGTTGAAGTTCGACGGCACGAACTACTCGCTGACGCGTCTGTCGGACAACACCGTCGTGGCGACGTCGACCTCGTTGAGCGGCATCTCCGCGGACGGCATTTCCGTCAGTCTCAACGGACCGATGAGCGCCAACGATTCGTTCCTGATCCAGCCGACACGCAATGCCGCGGCAGGCTTCGGCACGCTGATCACGGACCCGGCCAAGGTGGCCGCCGCTTCGCCGGCACGCGCCGACGCCAGCACGCAGAACACCGGATCCGGCACGGCCAAGCTCAGCGGCGTGGCGCAGGGCTTCACGCAACTGTCGGGCAAGATCACGGCGAAATACACGGGCGCCGGCTACACGTTCACCGATGCCCTGGGTAACGTAGTGACCCCGACCAGCACTGCCGCCAGCGGTACCGGCACCGACTACACCTTCAGTGGGCTGACCTTCCATTTCGACGGCACGCCGAAGGCGGGCGACACGTTCACGCTGTCGAGCAACTCCGGCGCGACGGCTGACAACGGCAACGCCCTGGCGCTGGCCAAGCTGCAGACCGCCAAGACGATCAACGGCACGTCCAGCTTCAACGACGCCTATGCGTCGCTGGTCAACCAGGTGGGCAGCGATGCCAAGTCGGCAAGCATTGCCTCGGAGTCGCAGGACAGCATCACTACGCAGGTTACGTCGGCACAGCAGTCGGTGTCCGGCGTGAACATGGACGAGGAAACGGTGAACCTGCTCAAGTTCCAGCAGCTTTATCAGGCGAATGCGAAGGTCATCCAGACGGCCAGCACGATCATCGACACGCTCCTCAGCATCGGCTGA
- the flgH gene encoding flagellar basal body L-ring protein FlgH — MTMAATRSGSRIVAFVAHAIVGLAALASGGCAMMPKEPLVQLPTTARAESRPVSAPTGSIFASSYAAGNPLFEDRRPRNVGDILTIVITENINASKNSGSNASRAGNSTLSFNAVPRALAGLFSSASNADIGGTNTLKASGGSSANNTFNGTITVTVLEVLPNGNLVVSGEKQMAINQGAEFIRFSGVVNPRTITGDNGVLSTQVADARIEYTAKGYIDEAQNMGWLQRFFLNVLPF, encoded by the coding sequence ATGACCATGGCCGCCACTCGCTCTGGCTCTCGCATCGTCGCATTCGTCGCGCACGCCATCGTCGGCCTGGCCGCGCTGGCCAGCGGCGGCTGCGCGATGATGCCCAAGGAGCCGCTCGTGCAACTGCCCACCACAGCGCGCGCCGAATCGCGCCCGGTGAGCGCACCCACGGGCTCGATCTTTGCGTCTTCCTACGCGGCGGGCAATCCGCTGTTCGAGGACCGGCGGCCACGTAATGTTGGTGACATCCTGACCATCGTGATCACGGAGAACATCAACGCCAGCAAGAACTCGGGCTCCAACGCCAGCCGCGCCGGCAACAGCACGCTGAGCTTCAACGCGGTGCCGCGCGCGCTGGCTGGGCTGTTCAGCTCCGCTTCGAACGCCGACATCGGCGGTACCAACACGCTGAAGGCCAGCGGCGGGTCCTCCGCGAACAACACGTTCAACGGCACCATCACGGTGACCGTGCTGGAGGTGCTGCCCAACGGCAACCTGGTGGTGTCCGGCGAAAAGCAGATGGCCATCAACCAGGGCGCGGAGTTCATTCGTTTCTCGGGTGTAGTCAATCCGCGCACGATCACTGGCGACAATGGGGTGCTCTCCACCCAGGTGGCGGACGCGCGTATCGAGTACACCGCCAAGGGGTATATCGACGAAGCACAGAACATGGGCTGGCTGCAGCGCTTCTTCCTCAATGTCCTTCCGTTCTGA
- the flgG gene encoding flagellar basal-body rod protein FlgG: MIRSLWIAKTGLDAQQTQMDVISNNLANVSTTGFKRSRAVFEEMMYQTIRQPGAMSSDQTVLPSGMQIGTGVRPVATERIHTQGNPQQTGNAKDVAIIGNGFFQVTMPDGTTSYTRDGSFQVDQNGQLVTSSGFVINPAITLPANYTSVNIARDGTVTVMQPGSTNAATVGQLQLATFPNPTGLESMGENLYVQTDASGAPNTTVPGLNGAGTLQNNYVEASNVNVVEELVSMIQTQRAYEINSKAVQTSDQMLQRLTQMG, translated from the coding sequence ATGATCCGCTCTCTCTGGATTGCCAAGACCGGTCTTGATGCGCAGCAGACGCAGATGGACGTGATCTCGAACAACCTGGCCAACGTGTCCACCACGGGCTTCAAGCGCAGCCGCGCCGTGTTCGAGGAAATGATGTACCAGACGATCCGCCAACCGGGCGCGATGTCGTCGGACCAGACGGTGCTGCCGTCCGGCATGCAGATCGGTACCGGTGTGCGTCCCGTGGCAACCGAGCGTATCCACACGCAAGGCAACCCGCAGCAAACGGGCAACGCCAAGGACGTGGCCATCATCGGCAACGGCTTCTTCCAGGTGACGATGCCAGACGGCACCACCTCCTATACACGCGATGGTTCGTTCCAGGTGGACCAGAACGGTCAGCTGGTCACGTCGAGCGGCTTCGTGATCAATCCGGCCATCACGCTGCCGGCCAACTACACCTCGGTGAACATCGCGCGTGACGGCACGGTGACCGTGATGCAGCCGGGCTCGACCAACGCAGCCACGGTGGGCCAGCTTCAACTCGCCACTTTCCCGAACCCGACCGGGCTGGAAAGCATGGGCGAGAACCTGTACGTGCAGACCGATGCCTCGGGCGCGCCGAACACCACGGTGCCGGGCCTGAACGGCGCGGGCACGCTGCAGAACAACTACGTCGAAGCGTCGAACGTGAACGTGGTGGAAGAACTGGTGAGCATGATCCAGACCCAGCGCGCGTACGAAATCAACAGCAAGGCGGTGCAGACGTCGGATCAGATGCTGCAGCGTCTGACCCAGATGGGATAA
- the flgL gene encoding flagellar hook-associated protein FlgL: MRVATSTLYQQGLASMNNQQSKLLYVQQQLGTGRRILTPSDDPVAATRALGVAQAQSVNGQYATTRKQANASLGLEENTLQSVTTTIQNIQSLLVNAGNGTMSDTDRASLATALQGQYDQLMGLANADDGNGNYLFAGLQANTVPFAKNAAGAAVYQGDNSHQLLQVDVARQMESGNTGAEVFMSVTTNAGYVLNGNAGNAGTATYGPISVSDPTNPLYGTPLKLTFQPNATTGAMEYQVSNATTGTAIGTAQPYSDGTPINVGGVSFTVKGTPAAGDSLTAVPAQQAGADIFANLQNVISALKKPIDTGANTDAANANLQNVLATGIRQMGNSLDNVLTVRSSVGSRMQELDALDTIGQNRDLNSKSALSDLQDLNYASAITEYYQRQTALQGAQQSFMQIQGMNLFQYLR, translated from the coding sequence ATGCGCGTCGCTACCTCCACCCTGTACCAGCAAGGCCTGGCCTCGATGAACAACCAGCAGTCCAAGCTGCTGTATGTGCAACAGCAACTTGGCACCGGCCGCCGCATCCTGACACCGTCTGATGACCCCGTGGCTGCCACGCGCGCGCTGGGTGTCGCCCAGGCCCAGTCCGTGAACGGGCAGTACGCCACGACCCGCAAGCAGGCGAACGCATCGCTGGGCCTGGAGGAGAACACGCTCCAGTCGGTCACGACCACGATCCAGAATATCCAGTCGCTGCTGGTGAACGCCGGTAACGGCACGATGAGCGACACCGACCGCGCGTCGCTGGCCACGGCATTGCAGGGGCAGTACGATCAGCTTATGGGCCTGGCCAACGCCGACGACGGCAATGGCAACTACCTGTTCGCGGGCTTGCAGGCCAACACGGTACCGTTTGCGAAGAACGCCGCCGGCGCGGCTGTGTATCAGGGCGACAACAGCCATCAGCTGCTGCAGGTTGACGTCGCGCGCCAGATGGAATCGGGCAACACCGGCGCCGAGGTCTTCATGAGCGTGACGACCAACGCCGGCTACGTGCTCAATGGCAATGCCGGCAACGCCGGTACCGCCACGTATGGGCCGATCTCCGTTTCGGATCCGACCAACCCGCTCTATGGCACGCCGCTGAAGCTGACCTTCCAGCCCAATGCCACGACCGGGGCAATGGAGTACCAGGTGTCGAACGCCACCACGGGCACCGCGATTGGCACGGCGCAGCCCTACTCTGATGGCACGCCCATCAACGTGGGCGGCGTGTCGTTCACGGTCAAGGGCACGCCGGCCGCTGGTGATTCGCTAACGGCCGTGCCCGCGCAACAGGCCGGCGCGGACATCTTCGCGAACCTGCAGAACGTCATCAGCGCGCTGAAGAAGCCGATCGACACCGGCGCGAACACGGATGCCGCCAACGCCAACCTGCAGAACGTGCTGGCTACCGGCATTCGCCAGATGGGCAACTCACTCGACAACGTGCTGACGGTCCGGTCGTCGGTGGGCTCGCGCATGCAGGAACTCGACGCGCTGGACACGATCGGCCAGAACCGCGACCTGAACAGCAAGTCCGCGCTGTCCGACCTGCAGGACCTGAACTACGCGTCGGCCATCACCGAGTACTACCAGCGCCAGACTGCACTCCAGGGCGCCCAGCAATCGTTCATGCAGATCCAGGGGATGAACCTGTTTCAGTATTTGAGGTGA
- the flgJ gene encoding flagellar assembly peptidoglycan hydrolase FlgJ — MTGATLSGQSDISQRFALDTQGFEALKNQARAGNNSGSLQAAARQFEAVFTNMVLKSMRDATPSDGLFDNEQTKLYMSMMDQQLSQQLSTRGIGLADVMIRQLARATGQQLPPNMATAGGVTAASIQDAQMAGLLDGRGATDADGPALPVGTTLPGPAWNPTAGVRQYQNQADWQGNGQAQLGQLPNDTPEHISSFVNRMAGPAMVASRASGVPAKLIVGQAALESGWGRREILNSDGSTSFNVFGIKAGANWKGPTTEVLTTEYVDGQPQKVRARFRAYGSYEEACNDYARLLTSNPRYAGVVAANSADEAAHGLQRAGYATDPAYGEKLVRIMKKVST, encoded by the coding sequence ATGACGGGCGCGACGCTCTCCGGGCAGTCCGATATCTCGCAGCGCTTCGCGCTCGACACGCAAGGGTTCGAGGCGCTCAAGAACCAGGCGCGCGCCGGCAACAACAGCGGTTCGCTGCAGGCCGCCGCCAGGCAGTTCGAAGCCGTGTTCACGAACATGGTGCTGAAGAGCATGCGCGACGCGACGCCGTCTGACGGCCTCTTCGACAACGAGCAGACCAAGCTCTACATGTCGATGATGGACCAGCAGCTGTCGCAACAGCTCTCCACACGTGGTATCGGCCTGGCCGATGTCATGATCCGCCAGCTTGCGCGCGCCACGGGCCAGCAACTACCGCCGAACATGGCTACGGCTGGCGGGGTCACCGCGGCAAGCATCCAGGACGCCCAGATGGCCGGGCTGCTTGACGGCCGTGGCGCGACCGATGCCGATGGCCCGGCATTGCCGGTGGGCACGACGTTGCCCGGCCCGGCGTGGAACCCGACCGCCGGCGTGCGCCAGTACCAGAACCAGGCCGACTGGCAGGGCAATGGCCAGGCCCAACTGGGACAACTGCCCAACGACACACCCGAACACATCAGCAGCTTCGTCAACCGCATGGCAGGCCCGGCAATGGTCGCGTCGCGCGCATCGGGCGTGCCGGCCAAGCTGATCGTTGGCCAGGCCGCGCTCGAATCGGGCTGGGGACGCCGCGAGATCCTGAATTCGGATGGCTCGACGTCGTTCAACGTCTTCGGTATCAAGGCCGGTGCGAATTGGAAGGGCCCGACGACGGAGGTACTGACCACCGAATACGTCGATGGCCAGCCGCAGAAGGTGCGTGCCCGCTTCCGAGCCTATGGCTCCTACGAAGAGGCTTGTAATGACTATGCGCGGCTGCTGACCTCCAATCCGCGTTACGCGGGCGTGGTGGCGGCAAACAGCGCCGACGAGGCCGCCCACGGCTTGCAGCGCGCGGGATATGCCACCGATCCGGCCTACGGCGAGAAGCTCGTCCGGATCATGAAGAAGGTTTCAACCTGA
- a CDS encoding SHOCT domain-containing protein — MIMFLLGLFAIVCVLYGISAGVQTIQRGLARLLNNGRNDEAPAVLPAPITSETPESGSAKEPAPSCQGYIGELRELYELHKQGALSNEEFQDWKHHLLSAMRSMPSVRGSGHFRDTT, encoded by the coding sequence ATGATCATGTTTCTGTTAGGCCTGTTTGCGATTGTCTGCGTGCTGTATGGCATTTCAGCGGGCGTGCAGACCATCCAACGTGGGCTTGCGCGGCTGCTCAACAATGGGCGAAACGATGAGGCGCCGGCGGTATTGCCTGCGCCCATTACGTCGGAGACCCCCGAGTCCGGGAGCGCGAAGGAGCCGGCTCCTTCGTGTCAGGGCTATATCGGCGAGCTGCGCGAGCTCTATGAACTACACAAGCAAGGTGCGCTTAGCAACGAGGAGTTTCAAGACTGGAAGCACCACCTGCTGAGCGCCATGCGCTCAATGCCAAGTGTCCGCGGAAGCGGACATTTCCGTGATACCACCTAA
- a CDS encoding helix-turn-helix transcriptional regulator: MKRNSTHAQPLSDLAITTLELMASRPDGYPSGELQSALEGHADRRTIRRALSELETCGFAKSDGATKGRVWKALSPTPGGRRPSVNEAIALLTLRHLAYRHLPASVVGALEADFIAAAHVLDEHPTASNLAAARLWLDKTARLHAGYPLVAPAIKDELFQIVGHALYNDESLDITYRTSRESAPKQYRALPHALIEKGPLWYLIVKNKRRTAEGSMFSLRMDRIIDARPAGIDLTRDRTFNLDAYIRKDKSMEFFAGKPVQLVLRVNEMIDAKRIEHAFRSLHLSDDQTIVEEDGGFLLVATVVPSVPLTNLLLEKSTTVEIVAPPDMREGMIAHLKRALSRYEHGSAPVENLDTTGPH; the protein is encoded by the coding sequence ATGAAGAGGAACAGCACCCACGCGCAGCCACTCAGCGATCTCGCAATCACTACCCTCGAACTGATGGCGAGCCGCCCCGACGGATATCCTTCTGGCGAGTTGCAAAGCGCGCTCGAAGGACACGCAGACAGACGAACGATCCGACGCGCCCTTTCTGAGCTCGAGACCTGCGGTTTCGCGAAATCGGATGGCGCAACGAAGGGACGCGTCTGGAAGGCGTTGTCGCCAACGCCTGGCGGGCGCCGACCGTCTGTCAACGAGGCCATCGCGCTCCTGACACTGCGGCACCTCGCTTACCGCCATCTTCCCGCCAGCGTTGTCGGAGCATTGGAGGCCGACTTCATCGCGGCAGCGCACGTCCTCGACGAGCATCCCACCGCGTCGAATCTAGCGGCCGCGCGCCTCTGGCTGGACAAGACCGCTCGGCTTCATGCGGGCTATCCGCTCGTCGCGCCCGCGATCAAAGATGAGCTGTTTCAGATCGTCGGTCACGCGCTCTACAACGATGAGTCGCTTGATATCACCTATCGGACATCGCGCGAGTCAGCGCCCAAGCAATATCGCGCGCTCCCCCATGCCTTGATCGAGAAAGGACCGCTTTGGTATCTGATCGTCAAGAACAAGCGCCGCACGGCCGAGGGTTCAATGTTTTCACTACGAATGGACCGCATCATCGATGCCAGGCCCGCTGGCATCGATCTGACCCGCGACCGAACATTCAATCTCGACGCCTATATCCGGAAGGATAAGAGCATGGAATTCTTTGCAGGCAAGCCGGTCCAGCTTGTTCTGCGAGTCAACGAGATGATTGATGCCAAGCGGATTGAACACGCTTTCCGCTCATTGCATCTGAGTGATGATCAGACCATTGTAGAAGAGGATGGCGGCTTCCTGCTGGTGGCGACGGTGGTGCCTTCGGTACCGCTAACCAATCTGCTGTTGGAAAAGAGCACCACCGTGGAAATCGTCGCGCCGCCAGATATGCGTGAAGGCATGATTGCTCATTTGAAGCGCGCTTTGTCGCGCTATGAGCATGGTTCAGCGCCCGTCGAGAATCTGGACACCACCGGCCCACATTAG